The nucleotide window ACATGACCAGCTCGCTCAGGAAGCGCGAGCATTCATTCAGGGGTTCTACGAGCCGGGAGGGGTCGGTGAGGCGGATTTCCGCGATCACATGCCAGCCAAGGGTTGCGACAACGGTGACCGCTGAGGGATCGCCACCGAATGAAGCTGGGAGATGAGGTCAACGCGTGAAGATCTGGAAGAAGGTGCTCATCGGCTTCGTCATGAGTATGGCCGCTGCCGCTGCTCTACTAATTCTCTTACCCAAGTCTCCGTACATCGCCTCGATTCCTGGAACTGCCTTCATCGCTTATGTCTGCCTTCTCACATATAAAGCCAGCAGAAACTAAGCCAGCTCAACGATGAGCCGCAGACGCGATGCGCAACTTACGGGGAACGTCAGCTAGGGATACCGCTGTCGCCTGCATGCGATTCCTCGCGTTTGAACTTCCGATACCTGAACAGCGTCATCACAACCACAACGGTCGCGAGTACCGGAGTTACGGGCAGGAACGGTCCGGAAGAATCCGCCGCATAAGAAGCAATTGCAATCACCCAGAGTCCAGCCGCAATCACTGTGACGACAACAGCAGCCCACCCGACCTGACGGGCAGTGACCCTAGGGCCATCGCTCTTTCGAGACTTGCCCATTCCTTCACTCATTTCCAGACCCCATAATCTTCTAACCTGCAGCACGCCTAGGAGGCACAGCCTACCGACGATGTCGGCAACAACCTGGAGCACCACCACGAAGGAACCTGTCAGCACATAGCCGGTCGAGAAGAGCGCGGTGAGGGATGGCGACTGGAATATATTGTCCGATGATGAACGGCTTCATCCAACTTTGTACTTGAACCCTCGATGCGATGCGACGAAGCCCAATTGCTCATAGAAACGGTGGGCGTCCTGGCGTGCCTCGTCAGAGGTGAGCTGTACGAGGGACGCCTCCACAGCGGGTGCTGCAGTTCCAGTCACCCAGCGCATCATGGTTGATCCAATACCACTTGACCGGTGATCGCTGCGGACGCGGACGGCTTCGATCAGAAGCCGAGTCGATCCGCGTCGGGCCATGCCGGGTATTCGTGTGAGCTGCATCGTTGCCAGAGGCTCGTCGGTCTCGCTCACCACCACGAGTAGGTCGTTGGAGGGGTCTGTGATGATCGCGGTCAGTGCAGAGAGGTAGGAGGCGGCGTCGGCTTCATTGGCTTTATCACCCCTCGTTGCGCTAATTGGGTCGTCCGCGAGAAGAAGCATCAGCGCACCCAGGTCGTGTTCTGTGGCTCGGCGCAGGGTGAACTCCTGTGCCTTGGCGCTGAGGCTGACGGGTAAGTTCAGAGTACGAATCACTCCCGCAGTCTCCCATCTATAGCCTGCGCGATGTTCGATGGAGGATCTAAGGAATCTTGCATAGGCGCGGCTGGCTACCACGGACACAAAGTCCGAACGTCACCCGTGTTCGAATAGCCGTTTATATCCGAAGAGGAGTCCAGCTGTGAGCGGGCGAGGAAGACTGTCCACCAAGTCAGCGCCCCAACCGTCGTACTCACCACCGTTTCGATCAACTGCGGCGAAGACAGTCTTGGTGAATTGCTCCACAGTGTCAGGATCGAGGGCCGTCGTTTTGTCTGCTTCCAGTAAGAATTGGTCGTTGACGGCCGATACTACGGTGCGATATCCCTCGGCCATCAATTCTTTGCCCGCTTCTAGAGCTGCCTCCTTCGTCGGGAAGACACCGTCATGCGCTACCTCGCGAGGTACGTCGAGATGGTCACCCTGTTTCCTGCGGTCCCTCAACTGTTCCACCGAGGATGAAAGATGGCTGGCTAGCCGGTCAGAAGCACTGGTCATGGGCACATGCTATTGGAAGAATCCGCGTTCCTGCTTCTGGAGCGTGTAGCGATGGCCGGGACGGCTCGAAGGCGCGATGAGGGGTCCGAGATGGCTGCGGAGCCGTCTCCGTTATCTCGACCCTGAAAGACTCTGATCATGACTCGGGACATCAAGACCATGCTCGATCGCGTCGTGGCCGAGGTATTCAACGCAGGCTTTGTCGTTGTTAACCGCAGCTCAGACGATTCTGCCTCCTCCACCAGTGTCCAAGTGAGCAGCAGTTCCCATCCGGAGCGTAGTGCAGTCATTCGAGTCGACCCGGTGTGGGTGGAGGGCTTTGTCCCAGAACTGAATGTTCAGACGGCCCTGCTAGTAGACGACTATGGAGAAGAAGACGACGACGAGTTGGGGGCATACAGGGAGGCCGAACTAACGAAGCTTTGTCGCGTCATGCGCGCATACCTTTTAGGAGGTGGGCAGGTAACAACGCGGCGTCGTCTGTTCGGTCGCGGTAGCACCTTCATCCTCAAAATCGAGGCGGACGGCTTCGAATGGCGCCTGGGTCAAAACCACTGGGCTGGTCCTAAACCGATTTGAGCACTCCGCTTGGCCCAAAGCACCGCGTTGGGTCGAAACCACTGCTTGAGTACGGTGCGCCCGGTGAGGGATCGTGTGTATGCGCCCGCACAGGAACGATGTTGCGTCATGGACTTCCTAGCCCTATCTGCCAACGCTGTACTAGGCAACACTGGAGTCCAACCGCTTAGTTGAACATAACGGCGGCGGCACAGCTGCGGCTCACACTCCTACAGGAGGTATTTTGCAACCGTTCAATGATCCGGCGAAACCGCCAGGTATCGTTCCGTCAACTTCAGACGCTGACAGTCACTCTCGTAACAGGGCTCCCGTAGTCCTCCTCGCCTTATTGGTGCCCGCTGTGCTGGTCGCCCTGTTCCGACTACTCAATGACCAGATCGGGCTTGGGGGCGCTGCGGCAATAACCGCAGTTGCTTCAATAACCGTCGGCGTCATCGTCGCTCTACTCATGAGGAGCAAGACAAAGAACGTGAATAAGGACTAGTGCATCATCCTCCTTGCCACTCATGCGGACGCTTTGCTTGCACTCCGGAAGGGTGCGGTGAGGGATCCAATTTGTTGAGAACTACCTCTCAATGTTGCTCTAACGCTTCGAATGTGAGGAAGCCTGCACTTTCTGCACTTCAGCTTTGAGCTTGCGGTAGTGCGCCAGATAGTTCTCATCCAGGCGATGACAGCCAGTACCGACAAGACTGAGAGTACGGCCAGGGCTCGGTCGCGGGTGTAGGGACGAACACCCGCATCAGGGTCAAACCGTGAAGGCAGCCAGAGGTACTCCGGTGCGTCGATCACACCGGCCAGCCAAAACACTGGGACGACCGCAATAGCGGTGAGCAGTAGCGAGATTGCAATGCGCCAATGAAGGCCTTCCTCTAGGCGGATCCGCCGTTTTCTGGCTTCCTTGGCTGCCCGTTGTTTCCGGATTCGGCCGGCATTTTTCCGGCCGATCCCTTTCCGTGAGTGTGCGGTCATTTGCGGCGCTGTTCGTTAGGGTTTCCGCGGCGCGCGCTTCGAGAGTCGCCCTGCAGAGCCCTTTTTGTTCTGGTTTCGCTTGGCGCGTCTTTCTCGCTGTTCAGCGAGCCTTCCCTCCGTAGAAGTCCTTTTGAAAGCGCGCACGGCACGGCGTGTCAGAGCGACGGTCACAACCGCAAATATCAGTCCAAAGACAAGGCTCACCAGAAGGATGAACCATCCCGTGTCAGCGGCGTACTCCAGAGTGTCCGGGCCACGGCGCCCTGGAAGAGTCACCTCGTCAGGCTCTGTGGTTGTGCCAGTAATCCAGCCGACGGCTGCAATGGCGGACCCAGCACAGACGACACACAGGACGGCACTCAAGAGCGCCTGAAGCACGGCTGTAAATCCGCGGCTGTCGAGGTCAGCCCGTGTAGGGGTAGGGTCCAGCAACTTCACGCTTCGACCTCCGAAAGTCCAGACTGCATCCGATCAGATTAGATCACTTCCGCGGCGGTGCCCGCCCAAGAAAGCGCACTGTGGAGGATCCGTCAGAAAATGAGCTCGGCCAAGCTTCTACAAGCTGCGCTCATGCCGAGTAGACGCGAAATGTGGTGTCTGTTCTGCAGGATTCAGGGAGTGATTCCGTGAGTTCGGAGTCTTGGCTGTATCCGCCACCGAGGGAGACTTCGTCCCCCAGTGTCACGGTGGCGAAGCCCATGTCGATGGCCCCTGCCTCGTTGAAATGCGTCCCGGCAGGGAACTCGATGTTCAATATCGTTCCGTCGGAAGCATGTCCCTGCAGGCAGTCATCCTCCCCAACTAGGAGAACGCCGCGAAATAGCGCCTCGGGCCCCGATTTACCGTCTCGCTTCGAGTCAGAGATGAGAAGAATCACGGCGTCCGATTCATTCGTTCCCGCCACGTGTTCTGAGGTGCACCCGCTAACGGTAAGGGCGCAGAGAATTGCGAGTGTGAGCGGCTGTCGACGAGCTTCCATGAGCGATCTACAACGATGCATTTGCAGTACTGCCAGTGCACCACAAGACAGCCCTGTCTCAAGCTGAATGCACGTAACAGTATGCGGAAGCTGCGAGAAGTGGCACGGTGGAGGATCGATCATACGGGCGTCGAATTCTCCTCATAG belongs to Arthrobacter tumbae and includes:
- a CDS encoding GNAT family N-acetyltransferase — protein: MIRTLNLPVSLSAKAQEFTLRRATEHDLGALMLLLADDPISATRGDKANEADAASYLSALTAIITDPSNDLLVVVSETDEPLATMQLTRIPGMARRGSTRLLIEAVRVRSDHRSSGIGSTMMRWVTGTAAPAVEASLVQLTSDEARQDAHRFYEQLGFVASHRGFKYKVG
- a CDS encoding ribonuclease E inhibitor RraB; this translates as MTSASDRLASHLSSSVEQLRDRRKQGDHLDVPREVAHDGVFPTKEAALEAGKELMAEGYRTVVSAVNDQFLLEADKTTALDPDTVEQFTKTVFAAVDRNGGEYDGWGADLVDSLPRPLTAGLLFGYKRLFEHG